Below is a genomic region from Corallococcus macrosporus.
CCTCCAGCTCCGCCGTCTCCTCGTAGAGGCGCGCGAACGCCCGCGCCACGGAGGTGCGCCCCGCCACGTTGGCCACGATGCGGCACTTGGACAGGGCCCGCAGCTCGTCCAGCACGCGGACATTGAGCGGGTCGGACATGGCGACCACCAGCGTCTTGCCGTCGTCGCGCAGCTGCAGCGGCACGACGGAGAAGTCGCGCGCCGTCTGCGCCGGAATCTTGGCCTTCACGTGCGGCGGAACGGCCTGCACGGCGTCCAGGTTCACCGCCGGCATGCCGAGCTGCTTCGACAGGGCGCGCACGAGGATGTCCTCGGAGACGAGGTTCATCCGGACGAGGATCTCGCCCAGCTTCCCGCCCCACTTGGCCTGCTCGGCGAGCGCCGCCTTGAGCTGGCTCTCCTGCAGGACGTTCGCCTTGATCAGCAGTTCTCCGAGCTTGATCTGTGCCATGTCGTGCGCGCCATAGTACCCGGTTTGCGCCGGGGCGCTGCCTTTCGACGCCTGGATGCTCAGGAACCCGGCGCGGGGGGTGGGGGCGACACCGGGTCCCCCGAGCGGACCTCCTGGCCCCGCGCGTCGACGTCCACCACCTTCGCCCCCTCGGGCGGCGCCAGCTCGTAGAGCGTCAGGTCCGGGCGGCCGTTGAGGCGGATGTCCGTGTACTTCAGGTCCAGCTTCGTGTCCGCCGTGGAGGCGATGAGGTGCACCTTGCCGGGGAAGAGCTGGTCGCCTCTCGGCTCGAAGTCCTCGAACGCCAGGTCGTAGCCCGGCACGCCCCGGACCTCGCTCTTCACCACGCGCAGGTGCTTGGGGTCCACGCGCAGTGTCTGCGTCGCGGGCCCCCGCTGGAGCTTCAGCACGTACACCCGCTCCTTCTCGTCCAGCTCCAGGGTCAT
It encodes:
- a CDS encoding general secretion pathway protein GspE; this translates as MAQIKLGELLIKANVLQESQLKAALAEQAKWGGKLGEILVRMNLVSEDILVRALSKQLGMPAVNLDAVQAVPPHVKAKIPAQTARDFSVVPLQLRDDGKTLVVAMSDPLNVRVLDELRALSKCRIVANVAGRTSVARAFARLYEETAELEDADTNFKVVDAQGRTVVKNLKDLDPAAAVAMSPKPAAAPPPRQAPPAEAPRAAASGSPAELLKSVEEVQRKEVAALKAMVELLIEKGVFSREEYLAKVKR